A segment of the uncultured Desulfobulbus sp. genome:
GCGGCCGATCGCCCTCCCAATCATAGGGGAGAGGGCCGGGCAGGCAACAGGGGGTATGACCCAGGCAGGTCCTTTTCTCGCCCCATCCCGGTGAGATAATCTGCTTAGCATAAGGATCAAGCAACACTCGCTCGGGCTCATAGGCGTCACCGGATCCTTGGGGGGCGTAGGCGCCGTCTATACGGAAGCCATAGCGGAGACCGGCTGGTGGAGTGAGAAGTAAAATGTGCCAGATATCACCGGTTTTATTGTATTTAGGATCAAGGCATATTTCCATGACGTCCATGGACTCTTCCCCCTGTGCCAGGACCAGGCTGACCGAGGTCGCGTGGCGGGAAAAGAGCGCAAAGTTGATTCCTTGTGGAGTGATGGTGTTGCCCAGGGGCAGGGGACTGCCTGCTTCGGTATGAAAAGTCATTTTCATCTTGAAATAATAATCATTATTATTATAGTAAGGGTGCATTCACATAATGCATGATACTTGTTTGTTCGTCATTTTCAAACCGTCACGGAGGTTGGTATGGGTTTATTCAATAAATTAGTCATTTCAGGTATTCCGGCAATCGATTGGGATATGACCCCTGATTACACCTTCGGAACCTTTGAAAGTTGGGGCGGGGTTGAACGGATTCGCAATAACAGTGAGCGAATTTACTATTTTTTTATCGATGCCTGGGACGAAGTGCCTAGACTCTGTCTCATGGAGCGCGGAGTCAAGCACGCGCAAGTGGTTGCAGAGATTCTAGCTCCTGCGGAGATGGTACAAAAATGTGTCCGGGAGCAGGGGAAAGCAGCTTTATTTGAGCGCACACATGCCATCAACGATGAGCTGAAGCAGTGGTTGCGTGAAAACGTGGTGAACACCGATGATGATTCCAAGGTAATCATGCTGGAACAGCATGAGCCCTCAGGTCCTGAGGAAACCGGTCTGCCGTTGCGCAGTTCTAGCGCCCCTCTCCAGGCACGAATTATTCTTCCAGATCAGCCGGAGGAGTTAAGTGAAGAAGATGTCGGTCGTATGGTTGCCTCTTACAATTTTTGTGATAGTGAGAGAAACCCAGAAGGGCGCTTTGTCAGTGAGCTGGTTGACAACAATGATGGGTTGACAGTTAGTGATAAGGTGACAGGATTGATGTGGCAGCGCGAAGGCCTTGATATCATGAGCAACAGATCCATGCGTAGGGAGGTCGCTCGCGTGAACGATGAACTTTTTGCAGGCTATTCGGATTGGCGTCTTCCCTCCATGGCCGAGGCACTTTCCTTACTTGAGCCAGAAAAGTTAGC
Coding sequences within it:
- a CDS encoding DUF1566 domain-containing protein → MGLFNKLVISGIPAIDWDMTPDYTFGTFESWGGVERIRNNSERIYYFFIDAWDEVPRLCLMERGVKHAQVVAEILAPAEMVQKCVREQGKAALFERTHAINDELKQWLRENVVNTDDDSKVIMLEQHEPSGPEETGLPLRSSSAPLQARIILPDQPEELSEEDVGRMVASYNFCDSERNPEGRFVSELVDNNDGLTVSDKVTGLMWQREGLDIMSNRSMRREVARVNDELFAGYSDWRLPSMAEALSLLEPEKLAHDQYLPRCFSGEQPFIFVDAVRRPGGQWFVDFKQGRAFWSSGTIPGGFGRLCRREV